Proteins encoded together in one Porites lutea chromosome 2, jaPorLute2.1, whole genome shotgun sequence window:
- the LOC140925918 gene encoding collagen triple helix repeat-containing protein 1-like, which yields MNWKECTWTSGHNTDSGQIYSCDFVKKNTNSALHVYFAGNLKIYDCTGCCSRWYFTFNGAECSSPGSIDGVFYIGTPSNVNHNFYNHRHIEGHCTNIQKGKVRVGFWVGKCKRGGYKLGNAFTGWHNAVNRIFIEEVPRAQQ from the exons ATGAACTGGAAGGAGTGTACCTGGACAAGTGGCCACAACACAGATTCAGGGCAGATATAC AGCTGTGACTTCGTGAAAAAGAACACAAACTCTGCACTCCATGTCTACTTTGCTGGCAACCTCAAGATATATGACTGTACCGGCTGCTGTAGTCGCTGGTATTTCACCTTCAATGGCGCCGAGTGCAGCTCTCCTGGGTCCATTGATGGCGTATTCTATATTGGAACACCAAGCAATGTTAACCACAATTTCTACAATCATCGTCATATTGAAGGTCACTGTACCAACATTCAAAAAGGAAAGGTTCGAGTGGGATTCTGGGTTGGAAAATGTAAACGCGGTGGATATAAGCTCGGGAACGCCTTCACCGGTTGGCATAATGCAGTGAATCGTATCTTCATCGAAGAAGTACCACGAGCTCAGCAGTAG